A genomic region of Candidatus Zymogenus saltonus contains the following coding sequences:
- a CDS encoding HEAT repeat domain-containing protein — MERENPNGYNYSDPGGTTGGGDHDKYLKGPAPIITVEDSRVRNRIAIVLIIVITALAAFLLFTDKVPIYIKMLKIDIPEVKAFAAAELGKSKDKRAVWPLVNTLTGSMEQAVWEASVSALLKIGSVCPDGSPRGEGCPAGDGGKGNVSNAKLIGESLKIFSGETYDDRYRDRLSAFIALGLKDKNVDVRIFAAQLLSNFGRENAVKSLTDALNDDDPRVRAIAKLSLDSIKDRIAKPMPDTPYNEDVAKVPSHLETTPEVPEPGSPPALSPSKSFTDLESEFKELGKTLTPPFEFEAMVKDLKSGDPKVRAKAAMTLAYLKQRRGTVYILPLLKNPEESVRIRAEFSLGELNNFASVRPLIETYKTAGEEEKLVIFHSLLKMDDTAVKRALSEVSAGEDKEGAKIAAIVLHFGKKEVE; from the coding sequence GTGGAACGAGAAAACCCGAACGGCTATAACTATAGCGACCCCGGCGGAACAACCGGCGGCGGAGATCACGACAAGTACCTGAAGGGGCCTGCGCCCATCATCACCGTGGAGGACAGCCGCGTAAGGAACAGGATAGCCATAGTCCTCATCATCGTCATAACCGCGCTGGCCGCTTTCTTACTCTTTACGGACAAGGTGCCCATCTACATCAAGATGCTTAAGATCGACATCCCCGAGGTAAAGGCCTTCGCCGCGGCGGAGCTGGGAAAATCGAAAGACAAAAGGGCAGTATGGCCTCTGGTGAACACCCTCACCGGCTCCATGGAGCAGGCCGTCTGGGAGGCCTCGGTTTCGGCGTTGTTGAAGATAGGCTCGGTCTGCCCGGACGGCTCCCCCAGGGGAGAGGGTTGCCCGGCGGGAGATGGCGGCAAGGGCAATGTCTCCAACGCAAAGCTGATAGGAGAATCGCTCAAGATATTTTCGGGCGAGACGTACGACGACCGATACAGGGATCGGCTCTCCGCCTTCATCGCCTTGGGCCTCAAGGATAAAAACGTCGACGTCAGGATTTTTGCGGCCCAGCTCCTCTCGAATTTCGGGAGGGAGAACGCCGTAAAGTCCCTGACCGACGCCCTGAACGACGATGACCCAAGGGTTAGAGCCATAGCGAAGCTCTCCCTCGACTCGATCAAAGATCGTATCGCGAAGCCGATGCCCGATACTCCCTATAACGAAGATGTCGCAAAGGTGCCCTCTCATTTGGAGACGACCCCGGAGGTCCCGGAACCCGGCTCCCCCCCGGCCCTGTCGCCGTCGAAGAGTTTCACCGATCTCGAAAGCGAGTTCAAGGAGCTGGGCAAAACCCTGACCCCCCCGTTCGAGTTCGAGGCGATGGTCAAGGACTTGAAGAGCGGTGACCCGAAGGTCAGGGCAAAGGCCGCGATGACCCTCGCCTACCTGAAGCAGAGGCGGGGGACAGTCTATATACTGCCCCTACTAAAAAACCCAGAGGAATCGGTGAGGATAAGGGCCGAGTTTTCCTTAGGCGAGCTCAACAACTTCGCGTCCGTAAGGCCGCTTATCGAGACCTACAAGACGGCCGGAGAGGAGGAGAAGCTCGTCATCTTTCATTCCCTCCTCAAGATGGACGACACGGCGGTCAAGAGGGCGCTATCGGAGGTGAGCGCCGGCGAAGACAAAGAGGGCGCAAAGATCGCGGCGATCGTGCTCCACTTCGGCAAGAAAGAGGTTGAATGA
- a CDS encoding flavin reductase family protein, which translates to MAKIDISDETFAFVPITTQTILGTHVGGRANFMALGWLTRCNHKPPMIAISVNKGHQSADGVLQNGEFSINVPSTDMVAITDYTGLVSAKKVDKSELFALFYGGLKAAPLIKGCPVNVECRVVEMVELPTNYLFVGEVVGVHAEESVLTDGIPDVEKVKPFVLSMPDNRFWVLGDCVGRAWQEGKGFKK; encoded by the coding sequence ATGGCCAAAATCGATATTTCCGATGAGACCTTTGCCTTTGTTCCGATAACGACGCAGACGATCCTCGGCACCCATGTCGGCGGCAGGGCAAACTTCATGGCGCTCGGCTGGCTGACGCGATGCAATCACAAGCCGCCGATGATCGCAATATCCGTCAATAAAGGTCATCAATCGGCGGACGGGGTACTTCAGAACGGAGAGTTCAGCATAAATGTGCCGTCTACGGATATGGTGGCCATTACAGACTACACCGGGCTGGTCTCCGCGAAAAAGGTCGACAAATCGGAACTCTTCGCCCTTTTTTACGGCGGTCTCAAGGCCGCCCCCCTGATAAAGGGGTGTCCGGTCAATGTGGAGTGCCGTGTGGTCGAAATGGTCGAGCTGCCAACAAACTACCTATTTGTGGGGGAAGTTGTGGGCGTTCACGCCGAGGAGTCGGTCTTGACCGACGGGATTCCGGACGTCGAAAAGGTCAAGCCCTTTGTCCTGTCGATGCCGGACAACCGCTTCTGGGTGCTCGGCGATTGCGTCGGCCGGGCGTGGCAGGAGGGAAAGGGCTTCAAGAAGTGA
- a CDS encoding tetratricopeptide repeat protein gives MNIAGKARSGLLLLFIIAAVALPFSVCPDFQSFIGPTVETASAWSAETISYEDYLERTEKLIFADRFKDAVELIEEAINKGGHKTAKLYFYLALSYDNLDELESAVTNYKKAISMNIDKEELLVSLKNLGIILRSQDNHKEAANYFGRYLKLVPDDPDVDNIRSYVEYYKKQ, from the coding sequence TTGAATATTGCAGGAAAGGCGCGATCGGGCCTTCTGTTGTTATTTATTATCGCGGCGGTCGCCCTCCCCTTTTCGGTTTGCCCCGATTTTCAATCCTTCATCGGGCCGACCGTGGAAACGGCGTCGGCCTGGTCGGCCGAGACAATCTCTTACGAAGATTACTTGGAGAGGACCGAAAAGCTTATATTTGCAGACCGCTTCAAGGACGCCGTGGAGCTTATAGAGGAGGCGATAAACAAGGGGGGACACAAGACGGCAAAGCTCTATTTCTATCTCGCCCTCTCATACGACAACCTCGATGAGCTCGAATCTGCCGTTACCAACTACAAGAAGGCGATCTCCATGAATATCGACAAAGAAGAGCTTTTGGTCTCCCTTAAAAACCTCGGCATAATATTGAGGAGTCAGGATAACCATAAAGAGGCCGCAAACTATTTCGGCAGGTATCTGAAGCTCGTCCCGGACGACCCTGATGTGGACAACATCAGAAGCTACGTCGAATATTACAAGAAGCAATGA
- a CDS encoding type IV pilus twitching motility protein PilT — translation MASLHQLLKIMVEKGATDLHITTGTPPQIRIDGRLVPLSMDPLTGTDTKNLCYSILTDAQKHKFEENNELDLSFGVKGLSRFRANVFIQRGAMAAAFRIIPYKFMSFQELGLPPVVEELARKPRGLILVTGPTGSGKSTTLASMINKINEERHEHIITIEDPIEYLHPHKGCIVNQREVGADTEGFKTALKYILRQDPDIVLIGEMRDLETIEAALTTAETGHLVFATLHTNSAVQTINRIIDVFPPYQQSQVRAQISFVLEGVLSQQLIPRAGGKGRVLGIEVMVPNAAIRNLVREDKIHQIYSIMQVGQAKFGMQTMNQSLYTLYTKGMLTLDVAMGRSSDPEELRNMLSRGTTATTKTGQPQAQAQAQTQRGGGMPQ, via the coding sequence ATGGCAAGTCTTCACCAACTCTTGAAAATAATGGTAGAAAAAGGGGCCACAGACCTGCATATCACAACGGGAACGCCGCCGCAGATCAGGATCGACGGGAGACTCGTCCCCCTATCCATGGACCCCCTAACAGGGACCGATACAAAAAACCTCTGCTACAGCATCCTGACCGACGCCCAAAAACACAAGTTCGAGGAGAACAACGAGCTCGACCTCTCCTTCGGCGTGAAGGGACTCTCAAGATTTAGGGCGAACGTCTTCATCCAGAGGGGAGCCATGGCCGCCGCCTTCAGGATAATCCCGTATAAGTTCATGTCCTTTCAGGAGTTGGGACTCCCGCCGGTGGTCGAGGAGCTCGCAAGAAAACCGAGAGGCCTGATCCTGGTAACAGGCCCCACCGGATCGGGCAAGTCGACAACGTTGGCATCTATGATCAATAAGATCAACGAGGAGAGACACGAGCATATCATCACCATCGAAGACCCCATCGAGTATCTCCACCCCCACAAGGGATGTATCGTCAACCAGCGGGAAGTGGGGGCCGATACGGAAGGATTCAAGACGGCCCTGAAATATATCCTGAGGCAGGACCCCGACATAGTCCTCATCGGTGAGATGAGAGACCTGGAAACCATAGAGGCGGCCCTCACCACCGCAGAAACGGGCCACCTCGTCTTTGCAACACTCCATACAAATTCGGCCGTCCAAACGATAAACAGGATAATAGACGTCTTTCCGCCCTACCAGCAATCACAGGTCAGGGCTCAAATATCCTTCGTGCTGGAAGGGGTTCTTTCTCAGCAGCTTATCCCAAGGGCGGGGGGCAAGGGAAGGGTGCTGGGGATCGAGGTCATGGTGCCCAACGCCGCCATCAGAAACCTCGTCAGGGAGGATAAAATCCATCAGATATACTCCATCATGCAGGTGGGCCAGGCAAAATTCGGAATGCAGACCATGAACCAGTCCCTATATACCCTCTATACAAAGGGAATGCTGACATTGGACGTGGCAATGGGGAGGAGCTCCGATCCCGAGGAGCTAAGGAATATGCTCTCAAGGGGGACGACCGCCACCACAAAAACCGGTCAACCCCAGGCCCAGGCTCAGGCCCAGACCCAAAGGGGCGGGGGGATGCCGCAATAA
- a CDS encoding SDR family oxidoreductase codes for MGTLDGKVAIVTGVGRPDGIGEATALKMAEEGANVVISDICRTYEGDMSWYPLGGWEYLESVAKKIEDMGRKAKAFKVDITKKDEIEEMVKETVKVFNRIDILVNNAGSGVGVGPFLDIPEAAWDKTMEVNVKGTFYCMRAVIPEMLKVGGGRIINLSSTAGLMGPAEYGAYSPSKFAIIGMTQTVALEYAPKNILINAVCPHFVETSMGRDEYQYIAMLNGITPEEAREKSIKTIPIGRPATGRDIADVIYFLASPLGSYMVGQAVPITGGGEIWSP; via the coding sequence GTGGGAACACTCGATGGAAAGGTGGCGATCGTCACCGGAGTTGGGAGACCTGACGGAATCGGCGAGGCGACGGCCCTCAAGATGGCGGAGGAGGGGGCAAACGTCGTAATATCCGATATATGCCGCACATACGAGGGAGACATGTCATGGTATCCCCTGGGGGGATGGGAATATCTGGAATCGGTCGCAAAAAAAATAGAGGATATGGGAAGAAAGGCCAAGGCCTTCAAGGTGGACATTACCAAGAAGGACGAGATAGAGGAGATGGTTAAGGAGACCGTAAAAGTATTCAATAGGATTGACATCCTCGTCAACAACGCCGGATCGGGGGTGGGGGTGGGCCCCTTCTTGGACATCCCGGAGGCGGCCTGGGACAAGACCATGGAGGTGAACGTGAAGGGCACCTTTTATTGCATGAGGGCGGTTATCCCCGAAATGTTAAAGGTCGGGGGCGGAAGGATCATCAATCTCTCCTCCACCGCGGGCCTTATGGGCCCTGCGGAATACGGCGCCTATTCGCCCAGCAAGTTCGCAATAATCGGGATGACCCAGACCGTCGCCCTGGAGTATGCCCCAAAAAACATCCTGATAAACGCCGTCTGTCCCCACTTCGTTGAGACGAGCATGGGACGTGACGAATACCAGTACATAGCCATGCTCAACGGGATCACGCCCGAGGAGGCAAGGGAGAAATCGATCAAGACGATCCCCATCGGAAGGCCGGCGACGGGACGCGACATCGCCGACGTCATCTACTTCCTCGCCTCCCCCCTCGGAAGCTACATGGTGGGTCAGGCGGTCCCCATAACCGGGGGCGGAGAGATTTGGTCGCCATAG
- a CDS encoding PAS domain-containing protein, with the protein MFFRVVIISVLLWTSVILQITEKGSQLVPDVKLIYFLIAFTYFLTAIYILLFRILKNLKIFAYIQFFLDVFIVTALIFITGGIESIFAFLYIVIVISASIVLYRSGGFLTASLSGILYGVLVDLDYYGIISPYISGAKLSYKESDIFYNIFINIVAFYLVAFLSGYLAEQLKRAGEELIEKEIDYEELKILNNDIIQNIQTGVITINTNNEIISINRQAEKITETTLEDVYLKPIGDLLSGIASKIKRIENTRYKDSLNRWTMEYETKHKKRYVLGFSVSPLKNARRKTVGKIILFQDITRLMEMEEEVKKSDRLATLGKLAANLAHEIRNPLAAMSGSIQILKNELSLEGKNVNLMEIILQEIDRLNHLITNFLMYAKPIEVKKEMLDITSVINETIAVFKNTPKGESRIGIETTFSDDANMEGDFQQLKQVFWNIFLNSSDAISDGGTIKVSVGENNEDYRGFLVIKITDNGAGIEEDIQSSIFDPFFSTKDGGTGLGLSTVKQIVEAHGGVIEVDSKVGVGTDILIAFPRGQSPL; encoded by the coding sequence ATGTTTTTCCGTGTAGTCATTATCTCCGTCCTTCTCTGGACCTCGGTAATCCTGCAAATCACCGAAAAGGGATCCCAGCTCGTCCCGGACGTCAAGCTGATTTACTTCCTAATCGCATTTACCTACTTTCTGACGGCGATATATATCCTCCTTTTCAGGATACTCAAAAATCTCAAGATCTTCGCATATATCCAATTTTTTCTCGACGTTTTCATCGTCACCGCCCTGATATTCATCACCGGGGGCATCGAGAGCATATTCGCTTTTCTCTATATCGTCATTGTCATAAGCGCAAGCATCGTCCTATATCGATCGGGGGGGTTTCTCACGGCGTCCCTCTCCGGAATACTCTACGGCGTCCTCGTCGACCTTGACTACTACGGAATAATATCCCCCTACATCAGCGGCGCAAAGCTCAGCTACAAGGAAAGCGATATTTTCTACAATATCTTCATCAACATCGTCGCCTTCTATCTCGTGGCGTTCCTCTCCGGGTACCTCGCCGAACAGCTCAAGAGGGCCGGGGAAGAGCTCATAGAAAAGGAGATAGACTACGAAGAGCTGAAGATATTGAACAACGACATAATCCAGAACATCCAGACCGGAGTAATCACGATAAACACGAACAACGAGATCATCTCAATAAACCGCCAGGCGGAAAAGATCACTGAAACGACTCTCGAAGATGTCTACCTAAAGCCTATAGGAGATCTGCTGTCGGGCATCGCGTCCAAAATCAAGAGAATCGAGAATACAAGATACAAAGACAGCCTGAACCGCTGGACGATGGAATATGAGACCAAACACAAGAAGAGATACGTGCTCGGCTTCTCCGTCTCCCCGTTAAAAAACGCCCGCAGAAAAACAGTGGGGAAGATCATCCTTTTTCAGGACATCACCCGCCTCATGGAGATGGAAGAGGAGGTAAAAAAATCCGACAGGCTTGCGACCCTCGGCAAGCTCGCCGCCAACCTTGCCCATGAGATCAGAAATCCCCTGGCCGCCATGAGCGGATCAATCCAGATTCTAAAAAACGAGCTGTCTCTGGAGGGGAAAAACGTAAACCTCATGGAGATAATACTCCAGGAGATCGACCGGCTGAATCACCTCATAACGAATTTCCTTATGTACGCGAAACCGATAGAGGTAAAAAAGGAGATGCTGGACATAACAAGCGTTATCAACGAAACCATCGCGGTCTTCAAAAACACTCCCAAGGGGGAGAGCAGGATCGGGATCGAAACCACGTTTTCCGACGACGCGAACATGGAAGGCGACTTCCAGCAATTAAAACAGGTCTTCTGGAACATCTTTCTCAACTCATCCGATGCCATATCCGACGGCGGAACGATAAAGGTGAGCGTAGGGGAAAACAACGAGGATTACAGGGGATTTTTGGTGATTAAGATCACAGACAACGGAGCCGGAATAGAGGAGGATATTCAATCGTCGATCTTCGATCCCTTTTTCTCCACAAAGGACGGGGGAACGGGACTCGGCCTTTCGACGGTCAAGCAGATCGTCGAGGCCCACGGCGGAGTGATCGAGGTCGACAGCAAGGTGGGAGTCGGAACCGACATCCTGATCGCGTTTCCGAGAGGTCAATCCCCATTGTAA
- the pilB gene encoding type IV-A pilus assembly ATPase PilB yields the protein MSERLGQLLVRNNLITSEELQKAMAQQKSSGGRLGQELTKLGFLSETEITEFISSQYNVPSINLKDYEIDKSVLKYVNSNIAKKNMLIPISRSGSNLVIAMADPSNMQVVEDVRFVTGFNVDVVVAAEADIIDAIKRNYGTRGLEGQGSVSLDAKDYDFDDEDGSGAFGDMDDDGVVEVEDFDALVHGAVDTVEVIDSSSDEDSTENVEAPIIKLVNGILIKAIKLGVSDIHFEPYEKSYRIRYRLDGVLRKAMGLPLKIKNAITSRVKIMARLDIAEKRLPQDGRIKLKLGKNREMDFRVSVLPVLYGEKVVLRLLDKSNLQLDMTRLGFEVEALEKFKDAIHQPYGMVLVTGPTGSGKTTTLYSALSELNKESDNIMTAEDPVEFNLGGINQVQMHDEIGLNFAAALRSFLRQDPDIVMVGEIRDFETAEIAIKAALTGHLVLSTLHTNDAPSTVNRLLNMGVEPFLVTSSLNAIVAQRLARRICEHCKEKIDVPAQALIDIGVSPDEAGEIDVYKGRGCSTCANTGYKGRVALYEVMRMNDELKELILNGASTIELKREAMRHGMRTLRQAGILKIKEKVTTIEEVLRASAADS from the coding sequence ATGAGTGAAAGGTTGGGACAGCTGCTTGTCAGAAATAATCTGATTACTTCCGAAGAGCTGCAGAAGGCGATGGCGCAGCAGAAGAGTTCCGGCGGGAGACTCGGACAGGAGTTGACGAAGCTCGGCTTCCTGTCTGAAACGGAGATAACCGAATTCATCAGCTCCCAGTATAACGTTCCATCGATCAACCTTAAGGATTACGAGATCGACAAATCGGTATTGAAATACGTCAATTCCAACATCGCCAAGAAAAATATGCTCATACCGATATCCCGCTCCGGCTCAAATCTGGTTATCGCCATGGCGGACCCCTCCAACATGCAGGTGGTCGAGGACGTAAGGTTCGTTACCGGTTTCAACGTCGATGTGGTCGTGGCGGCTGAGGCCGACATCATCGACGCCATAAAGAGGAACTACGGAACCAGGGGATTGGAGGGCCAGGGGTCTGTGTCCTTGGACGCCAAGGATTACGATTTCGACGATGAAGATGGCTCCGGCGCATTCGGCGATATGGACGACGACGGAGTTGTCGAGGTGGAGGACTTCGACGCCCTTGTCCACGGCGCCGTGGACACCGTCGAGGTTATCGACTCGTCCAGCGATGAAGACTCCACAGAGAACGTCGAAGCCCCCATCATAAAACTCGTAAACGGAATCCTAATCAAGGCAATCAAGCTCGGCGTATCGGACATACATTTCGAGCCGTACGAGAAATCCTACAGGATAAGATACAGGCTCGACGGCGTGTTGAGAAAGGCGATGGGGCTTCCCCTCAAGATCAAAAACGCCATCACGTCGAGGGTCAAGATCATGGCGAGGCTCGACATCGCCGAGAAACGCCTCCCCCAGGACGGTCGCATCAAGCTAAAGCTCGGCAAGAACAGGGAGATGGACTTCAGGGTCTCCGTCCTTCCGGTCCTGTATGGCGAAAAGGTCGTTTTGAGGCTCCTCGACAAGTCGAACCTTCAGCTTGACATGACAAGGCTGGGCTTCGAGGTGGAGGCGCTGGAAAAATTTAAGGACGCAATCCACCAGCCCTACGGTATGGTTCTTGTTACGGGCCCCACCGGCTCCGGGAAAACAACCACGCTCTATTCAGCCCTCTCAGAGCTCAACAAGGAATCCGACAACATTATGACCGCGGAAGACCCGGTGGAGTTCAACCTTGGAGGAATTAATCAGGTACAGATGCACGACGAGATCGGCCTCAATTTTGCGGCCGCATTGAGATCGTTCCTCCGTCAGGACCCGGACATAGTCATGGTGGGGGAGATCAGGGACTTCGAGACCGCCGAGATCGCCATCAAGGCCGCCCTCACCGGCCACCTCGTCTTGTCCACGCTCCACACAAACGACGCCCCATCCACTGTCAACCGGCTCCTGAACATGGGGGTCGAGCCCTTCCTTGTCACCTCATCCCTCAACGCAATAGTGGCCCAGAGGCTCGCCAGGAGGATATGCGAGCACTGCAAGGAAAAAATCGACGTCCCGGCCCAGGCCCTTATCGACATCGGCGTCTCCCCGGACGAAGCGGGAGAGATCGATGTCTACAAGGGAAGGGGCTGTTCCACATGCGCCAATACGGGATATAAGGGGAGGGTCGCCCTCTACGAAGTGATGAGAATGAACGACGAGCTCAAGGAATTGATCTTAAACGGTGCCTCAACAATCGAACTCAAGCGTGAAGCAATGCGCCACGGAATGAGAACATTAAGACAGGCCGGCATCCTGAAAATCAAGGAGAAGGTCACCACCATCGAGGAAGTATTGAGGGCGTCCGCGGCGGATTCATAA
- a CDS encoding type II secretion system F family protein, translated as MPVFKWSGRDNTGAMQNGEVEAANQAAATALLKQRNITPSALSEKKGFSMDKDMTIPGLEPKPTKKDLVIFTRQFATMIDAGLPLVQCLDILGSQQEKKTFKNIIFNVKEDVEGGATFADALSKHPKIFDALYVNLVAAGEVGGILDTILNRLAAYIEKAESLKSKVKGALVYPATIVGVAVVVTGILMVFVVPMFQEMFAGAGVALPVPTQILVNLSNFVKTKLYIAIIAGIVFVISFTYFYRTDLGNRIIDDLILKVPVFGSLLKKVAVARFTRTLGTMISSGVPIMDALEITAKTAGNKTVEIEVMATRTGISEGKTIAEPMSQSRVFPPMVVQMVAVGEATGNMDAMLNKIADFYDDEVDNAVAALTSLLEPMLMVFLGVVVGGMVIALYLPIFNMAAAMGGG; from the coding sequence ATGCCTGTTTTTAAATGGTCGGGGAGGGACAATACCGGGGCGATGCAAAACGGCGAGGTAGAGGCCGCAAACCAGGCGGCGGCAACGGCGCTTTTAAAACAAAGAAATATAACTCCCAGCGCCCTTTCGGAGAAAAAGGGCTTCAGCATGGACAAGGATATGACGATTCCGGGCCTCGAGCCCAAGCCCACCAAAAAGGATCTTGTAATCTTTACACGTCAGTTCGCCACCATGATAGACGCGGGTCTTCCCCTTGTTCAGTGTCTGGATATCCTCGGAAGCCAGCAGGAAAAGAAGACCTTCAAGAACATCATCTTCAACGTCAAGGAAGATGTTGAAGGCGGGGCAACCTTTGCCGATGCCCTGAGTAAGCACCCCAAGATATTCGACGCCCTCTACGTGAACCTCGTGGCGGCCGGCGAGGTCGGCGGTATCCTCGATACGATCTTAAACCGTCTCGCGGCCTACATCGAGAAGGCCGAGTCACTAAAATCTAAAGTCAAGGGCGCCCTTGTCTATCCCGCAACCATCGTGGGAGTGGCCGTGGTCGTCACGGGAATTCTTATGGTTTTTGTCGTTCCGATGTTCCAGGAGATGTTTGCCGGCGCCGGCGTTGCATTGCCGGTTCCAACCCAAATCCTTGTAAACTTAAGCAACTTCGTCAAAACAAAACTCTACATCGCCATAATCGCCGGTATTGTATTCGTTATCTCCTTTACATACTTTTACCGAACCGACTTAGGCAATAGAATAATAGACGATCTCATATTAAAGGTGCCGGTCTTCGGCTCACTGTTGAAAAAAGTCGCGGTCGCCCGCTTCACGAGAACCTTGGGCACCATGATATCCAGCGGCGTTCCCATCATGGACGCCCTTGAAATCACCGCAAAGACCGCCGGAAACAAGACCGTGGAAATCGAGGTTATGGCCACAAGGACCGGCATCAGCGAGGGAAAAACGATCGCCGAGCCGATGAGCCAAAGCAGGGTGTTCCCGCCCATGGTGGTCCAAATGGTGGCCGTGGGAGAGGCCACCGGTAACATGGACGCCATGCTCAACAAGATAGCGGATTTCTACGACGATGAGGTCGATAACGCCGTTGCGGCGCTTACCTCCCTCTTGGAGCCTATGCTCATGGTCTTCCTCGGGGTGGTAGTCGGCGGAATGGTCATCGCCCTATACCTCCCCATATTCAACATGGCCGCCGCAATGGGGGGAGGATAA
- the aroE gene encoding shikimate dehydrogenase, translating to MKREISPATKLFCLIGDPVSHSKSPAMMNAAFETLGIDAVYLAFHVQGRDVGTVLNALRIMDVGGVNVTAPHKGRVIGYLDELFPEAQLTGSVNTIFPSMDKLIGDNTDGYGMVSAINYELNVAVSGARILIIGAGGAARGVLFSILQESPASLTIANRSIDKAEELRSNLMDVLKRNIEIEVVPLNPGVINPEIDRFDIIINATSVKKSTPEATSPENDPLGLDLLKMKKGALFFDMNYGVEKGDVEAALKERGVLYSDGLAMLLHQGARALALWTGEEAPLDIMRAALGMKQV from the coding sequence ATGAAACGGGAGATTTCCCCCGCCACCAAGCTCTTCTGCCTTATAGGCGATCCCGTATCCCACTCAAAATCCCCGGCGATGATGAACGCCGCCTTTGAGACATTGGGAATCGATGCGGTCTACCTCGCCTTCCACGTTCAGGGCAGAGACGTCGGGACGGTATTGAACGCATTGAGGATAATGGACGTCGGCGGCGTAAACGTAACCGCACCCCACAAGGGGCGGGTGATCGGATACCTCGACGAGCTCTTCCCGGAGGCCCAGCTCACCGGCTCGGTAAACACCATATTCCCGTCCATGGATAAGCTCATCGGCGACAACACGGACGGCTACGGCATGGTGTCCGCGATCAACTACGAGCTTAACGTCGCCGTTTCAGGCGCCCGGATCCTAATAATAGGGGCCGGGGGCGCTGCCCGGGGCGTCCTCTTTTCGATTCTTCAAGAATCGCCAGCCTCCCTCACCATAGCAAACAGGTCGATAGACAAGGCCGAGGAGCTGAGATCCAACCTTATGGATGTACTGAAAAGGAATATAGAAATCGAGGTCGTGCCCTTAAATCCCGGAGTGATTAACCCGGAAATAGACCGATTCGATATAATTATCAACGCCACCTCGGTCAAGAAATCGACACCGGAGGCGACCTCCCCCGAAAACGATCCCCTTGGACTCGATCTCCTCAAGATGAAAAAAGGGGCCCTCTTCTTTGACATGAACTACGGAGTAGAAAAGGGCGATGTAGAAGCCGCCCTAAAAGAGAGGGGGGTGCTCTACTCCGACGGCCTCGCAATGCTCCTCCATCAGGGCGCCCGCGCCTTGGCACTCTGGACAGGGGAGGAGGCTCCCCTCGATATCATGAGGGCGGCCCTGGGGATGAAACAGGTCTGA
- a CDS encoding DUF1571 domain-containing protein has product MKPLKPINPAIAILILTLTLIPLKVYSEHTLEPIDALRKCIGTMKGVNDYILVVHQVQRVGGKLLPEEVILYKFKRPNSVYLRSIGEANNGQEIIYREGWNDGKMMGHLGGALNGIILNLKPGADMANKRSRHTIDKSSLVYMMNTLERSMDYAKAHPEDNMIVEDIGTKNIFGKPVRLIRIKLPHGKDYPYYAPVSIFGIDMERYLPLYYRSYGPDGEMWEDYRYRDLRTNVGLTDLDFDPKNPEYNFQ; this is encoded by the coding sequence ATGAAACCTCTAAAGCCCATCAATCCCGCGATTGCGATCCTGATACTCACGCTCACCCTGATTCCATTAAAGGTATACTCCGAACATACCCTTGAGCCCATCGATGCGCTCAGGAAGTGCATCGGCACAATGAAGGGCGTCAACGACTACATTCTTGTCGTTCACCAGGTACAGAGGGTCGGGGGCAAGCTTCTGCCGGAGGAGGTGATATTATACAAATTCAAGAGGCCGAACTCGGTCTATCTCCGCTCCATAGGGGAAGCAAACAATGGACAGGAAATTATCTATCGGGAGGGGTGGAACGACGGCAAGATGATGGGACATTTAGGTGGAGCCCTCAATGGGATCATCTTAAATCTAAAACCGGGCGCGGACATGGCCAACAAAAGGTCCCGGCATACGATAGACAAATCCTCCCTTGTATATATGATGAACACCCTCGAAAGAAGCATGGACTACGCCAAGGCCCATCCGGAGGACAACATGATAGTCGAGGACATTGGGACGAAAAATATCTTCGGAAAACCGGTAAGGCTCATAAGGATAAAACTCCCCCACGGCAAGGATTATCCCTACTACGCCCCGGTCTCCATCTTCGGGATAGACATGGAGCGATACCTCCCCTTATACTACAGGTCGTACGGCCCCGACGGGGAAATGTGGGAGGACTACAGATACAGGGACCTCAGAACCAACGTCGGGCTGACTGATCTCGACTTCGATCCTAAAAACCCCGAATACAACTTTCAATAA